The DNA window AATCACAAACCAAGATGATCAATCATCCCCAGGACCACATCGCAGATATGCTTCAAACCATCCTCTCTACGTGCAAGCTCGGATGGATAAGCCAGTCCAGGGTACCTTCTAAATGCATTACGGCAAGCATTTGGATAATCCGAGGCTCCCATGACATGCATATAAGCATAGTCATATGACTCTGTGGCCAGATCTTGAACTGAATCTTGAAGAGCATTAGCAGCATAACCGTACTTGTCTGCACATTCTCTCAGTACCTTCTTCATGGTAGGGTCATTTGGTGCAGTGCTAAGCAATTGAGATGATAAATAAGATGATGTGGCCGTGGCATTAGCCATTCCAACACCAATCATGATAAGTGCAAGACCTTTGGTGTCAGTTTTTGTGCTTGTGGCATTAGTTTTGAGAGATGAGACACAAAGGTCGTAATACTTGGTGTTCTTGCAAGTTTCCTGGATCAGTTTCATGTCtccattaacaaaaattaatggtTGGTGAAACATGTAGTGAGGGAAAACCAGGGAGAGAAGAAGGAACGTGAAAATTTTTGACCGCATTAGAGAGAGTGAGAGCAGCGAAAGTGATGAAAGTTTGATATTAGTCTTCCCCAGTTTCTTGTGTGAGGAGAAAGGAGGAGAGGGAGAAGTGTTTGAGAATTGAACCAAGTTTAGGCGATGGCCGCTTTCTTTATTACTCTTTATAATTGAGAATACAAGAGGTTGTTTGACTTGTGATGGCCAGAATTTTCAATAATTGTACAGAATGAGTTGTTTCTGTAGCCTGTGCTTTATTCATTGTTTAAGGCCTAGCTTGGCTGGTAGCATGGAATTTGTGAGCTCTTGCTTGGCTGCTGCCCACCTGCCAAAGCAAGTGTTCACGGGCAAACAAATAACACTGTCCTGGTCTGACCctcatttcaattttcaaggCTCTTTGAGTTCTGCTATCTGTCGGCATATGCGGTCAATTTCTTGAATCCTTGTCACTTGGCAAGGTTGCAGAGAATCCGAACCATTCAATTATTGA is part of the Populus trichocarpa isolate Nisqually-1 chromosome 7, P.trichocarpa_v4.1, whole genome shotgun sequence genome and encodes:
- the LOC7485071 gene encoding cell wall / vacuolar inhibitor of fructosidase 2 yields the protein MRSKIFTFLLLSLVFPHYMFHQPLIFVNGDMKLIQETCKNTKYYDLCVSSLKTNATSTKTDTKGLALIMIGVGMANATATSSYLSSQLLSTAPNDPTMKKVLRECADKYGYAANALQDSVQDLATESYDYAYMHVMGASDYPNACRNAFRRYPGLAYPSELARREDGLKHICDVVLGMIDHLGL